The Cydia pomonella isolate Wapato2018A chromosome 17, ilCydPomo1, whole genome shotgun sequence genome includes a window with the following:
- the LOC133527142 gene encoding uncharacterized protein LOC133527142 isoform X2 has protein sequence MWEFEDVLEEALEDARVFGPELLHVARREIYALNSNLDITPYGLRSVPTHTEDGIPIRKLYVSNLPPKTSRTELFGVFAQYGFIKSCWLRMGERGSARTPTPTYAFVTFSDPADAHKALMAPDQEKILKGYKLKTSPADSWHQPAEDADGQVMWKSRNRRYGNSPAPEQNGQVPLESSTDSCEAGTQQNNAEANAEENENTEKTYTILDILNRDCLAHVLNFVPIIDLIRSERVSKRWQSLVQEHINGIRKFKTSWWQHGMVTLTTAVLRRVLQRLGPNLTRLHIDHHWSALNDRTAHTVGKFCPNLEELKVVGMYTKNWNPLIYGCKYLKALSFVSCNKLSDSSLVRIVKSEASIESITVANNTHVTGLFLTGANPPRLHTLSFYNCYSLQGTVICAAIDTLPNLKTLRLDVCPVTMWKIIPLILIKLPQLEELSLSEYTSMDICSTPQVNIDFCESLSKMTELKVLNLSRNIYINNAILKTVAQTCSKLESLNISSCNSRKINPQPGVSDEGILTICRSCTALSKLDISYIALLTDAGAAAAARCTHLACLTARGNASLTAAPFAAVLDGCAQLQELDVCGCDSVSEELVEAATAALARAPRPLVLRMGGTAAMTESYPSHKLLVVSTEDLSNPHLRPDFVDRIFEDSSDDSLDDPYDHNNFDDFFGSGIAVQSTCNFYLTAPTTKRRVLGEVRSNYKTFELIE, from the exons ATGTGGGAATTCGAGGATGTGCTTGAAGAGGCGCTCGAGGATGCTCGAGTCTTTGGCCCAGAGTTACTTCACGTCGCTCGCCGTGAAATTT ATGCCCTAAATTCGAATCTTGATATTACACCATACGGTTTACGAAGTGTACCCACTCATACGGAAGATGGTATACCTATTAGGAAGTTGTACGTTTCAAACCTACCCCCAAAG ACTTCACGGACAGAACTGTTTGGTGTGTTTGCTCAATATGGGTTCATCAAAAGCTGTTGGCTGCGGATGGGAGAACGGGGTTCTGCCAGAACTCCTACTCCTACATATGCATTTGTTACCTTCAGTGATCCTGCAGATGCACACAA AGCCCTCATGGCACCAGATCAAGAGAAGATACTCAAAGGTTACAAGCTCAAAACATCTCCCGCAGACAGCTGGCACCAACCTGCCGAGGATGCTGATGGCCAAGTCATGTGGAAATCTAGAAACCGGCGATATGGCAATAGTCCTGCACCTGAACAGAATG GTCAAGTTCCCCTGGAATCTTCAACTGATAGTTGTGAAGCTGGAACACAACAAAATAATGCAGAGGCA AATGCAGAAGAAAATGAAAACACAGAAAAGACATACACAATATTAGACATACTGAACAGAGACTGTCTAGCGCACGTGCTCAACTTCGTCCCCATCATAGACTTGATCCGGTCAGAGCGCGTGAGCAAGCGCTGGCAGAGCTTGGTCCAGGAACATATTAATG GTATTCGGAAATTCAAGACGTCATGGTGGCAACACGGTATGGTGACTCTAACGACAGCGGTATTACGGCGGGTGTTGCAACGGCTGGGCCCAAATCTGACGCGGCTGCATATCGACCACCACTGGTCGGCGCTCAACGACCGAACGGCGCACACAGTGGGCAAATTCTGTCCCAACCTGGAGGAGCTTAAG GTTGTCGGGATGTATACTAAAAATTGGAATCCACTTATTTATggatgtaaatatttaaaagcccTTTCCTTTGTTTCTTGCAACAAG CTGTCGGACTCAAGTTTAGTACGAATAGTGAAAAGCGAAGCTAGTATAGAAAGCATAACAGTAGCCAACAACACGCACGTGACCGGTCTCTTCCTCACCGGCGCCAACCCGCCCCGGCTGCACACGCTCTCCTTCTACAACTGCTACAGCCTGCAGGGCACCGTCATCTGTGCCGCCATAGACACGCTTCCCAACCTCAAAACGCTCAGGCTAGATGTATGCCCCGTCACCATGTGGAAAATCATACCGCTCATACTCATCAAACTACCGCAACTAGAAGAATTATCCCTCAGCGAATACACATCTATGGATATTTGCTCAACTCCACAAGTCAATATTGACTTTTGCGAATCATTGTCCAAGATGACTGAGTTGAAAGTTTTGAACCTCAGCAGAAATATCTACATAAATAACGCGATATTGAAGACGGTCGCGCAGACGTGCAGCAAATTGGAGTCTCTGAACATCTCTAGTTGTAATTCTAGGAAGATCAATCCTCAGCCAG GCGTGAGCGACGAGGGCATCTTAACGATATGCCGCTCATGCACGGCGCTAAGCAAGCTAGACATCTCTTATATCGCGCTGTTGACGGACGCGGgcgccgcggccgccgcgcgGTGCACGCACCTTGCGTGCCTCACGGCGCGCGGCAACGCCTCGCTCACCGCCGCACCCTTCGCCGCCGTGCTGGACGGCTGCGCCCAGCTGCAG GAGTTGGACGTGTGCGGCTGCGACAGCGTGTCAGAGGAGCTGGTCGAAGCGGCCACGGCGGCGCTCGCGCGGGCGCCGCGCCCGCTCGTTCTGCGCATGGGAGGCACCGCGGCCATGACAGAG AGTTACCCGTCGCACAAGCTGCTGGTGGTGAGCACGGAGGACCTGAGCAACCCGCACCTGCGGCCGGACTTCGTGGACCGCATCTTCGAGGACAGTTCCGACGACTCGCTCGACGACCCCTATGACCACAACAACTTCGACGACTTCTTCGGATCCG
- the LOC133527142 gene encoding uncharacterized protein LOC133527142 isoform X1 produces MWEFEDVLEEALEDARVFGPELLHVARREIYALNSNLDITPYGLRSVPTHTEDGIPIRKLYVSNLPPKTSRTELFGVFAQYGFIKSCWLRMGERGSARTPTPTYAFVTFSDPADAHKALMAPDQEKILKGYKLKTSPADSWHQPAEDADGQVMWKSRNRRYGNSPAPEQNGQVPLESSTDSCEAGTQQNNAEANAEENENTEKTYTILDILNRDCLAHVLNFVPIIDLIRSERVSKRWQSLVQEHINGIRKFKTSWWQHGMVTLTTAVLRRVLQRLGPNLTRLHIDHHWSALNDRTAHTVGKFCPNLEELKVVGMYTKNWNPLIYGCKYLKALSFVSCNKLSDSSLVRIVKSEASIESITVANNTHVTGLFLTGANPPRLHTLSFYNCYSLQGTVICAAIDTLPNLKTLRLDVCPVTMWKIIPLILIKLPQLEELSLSEYTSMDICSTPQVNIDFCESLSKMTELKVLNLSRNIYINNAILKTVAQTCSKLESLNISSCNSRKINPQPVSLYTWRDHSSKEGVSDEGILTICRSCTALSKLDISYIALLTDAGAAAAARCTHLACLTARGNASLTAAPFAAVLDGCAQLQELDVCGCDSVSEELVEAATAALARAPRPLVLRMGGTAAMTESYPSHKLLVVSTEDLSNPHLRPDFVDRIFEDSSDDSLDDPYDHNNFDDFFGSDGDEEGWEDLDYDDAMYAYGLNPQNLLLM; encoded by the exons ATGTGGGAATTCGAGGATGTGCTTGAAGAGGCGCTCGAGGATGCTCGAGTCTTTGGCCCAGAGTTACTTCACGTCGCTCGCCGTGAAATTT ATGCCCTAAATTCGAATCTTGATATTACACCATACGGTTTACGAAGTGTACCCACTCATACGGAAGATGGTATACCTATTAGGAAGTTGTACGTTTCAAACCTACCCCCAAAG ACTTCACGGACAGAACTGTTTGGTGTGTTTGCTCAATATGGGTTCATCAAAAGCTGTTGGCTGCGGATGGGAGAACGGGGTTCTGCCAGAACTCCTACTCCTACATATGCATTTGTTACCTTCAGTGATCCTGCAGATGCACACAA AGCCCTCATGGCACCAGATCAAGAGAAGATACTCAAAGGTTACAAGCTCAAAACATCTCCCGCAGACAGCTGGCACCAACCTGCCGAGGATGCTGATGGCCAAGTCATGTGGAAATCTAGAAACCGGCGATATGGCAATAGTCCTGCACCTGAACAGAATG GTCAAGTTCCCCTGGAATCTTCAACTGATAGTTGTGAAGCTGGAACACAACAAAATAATGCAGAGGCA AATGCAGAAGAAAATGAAAACACAGAAAAGACATACACAATATTAGACATACTGAACAGAGACTGTCTAGCGCACGTGCTCAACTTCGTCCCCATCATAGACTTGATCCGGTCAGAGCGCGTGAGCAAGCGCTGGCAGAGCTTGGTCCAGGAACATATTAATG GTATTCGGAAATTCAAGACGTCATGGTGGCAACACGGTATGGTGACTCTAACGACAGCGGTATTACGGCGGGTGTTGCAACGGCTGGGCCCAAATCTGACGCGGCTGCATATCGACCACCACTGGTCGGCGCTCAACGACCGAACGGCGCACACAGTGGGCAAATTCTGTCCCAACCTGGAGGAGCTTAAG GTTGTCGGGATGTATACTAAAAATTGGAATCCACTTATTTATggatgtaaatatttaaaagcccTTTCCTTTGTTTCTTGCAACAAG CTGTCGGACTCAAGTTTAGTACGAATAGTGAAAAGCGAAGCTAGTATAGAAAGCATAACAGTAGCCAACAACACGCACGTGACCGGTCTCTTCCTCACCGGCGCCAACCCGCCCCGGCTGCACACGCTCTCCTTCTACAACTGCTACAGCCTGCAGGGCACCGTCATCTGTGCCGCCATAGACACGCTTCCCAACCTCAAAACGCTCAGGCTAGATGTATGCCCCGTCACCATGTGGAAAATCATACCGCTCATACTCATCAAACTACCGCAACTAGAAGAATTATCCCTCAGCGAATACACATCTATGGATATTTGCTCAACTCCACAAGTCAATATTGACTTTTGCGAATCATTGTCCAAGATGACTGAGTTGAAAGTTTTGAACCTCAGCAGAAATATCTACATAAATAACGCGATATTGAAGACGGTCGCGCAGACGTGCAGCAAATTGGAGTCTCTGAACATCTCTAGTTGTAATTCTAGGAAGATCAATCCTCAGCCAG TGAGTTTGTACACGTGGAGGGATCACAGTTCCAAGGAAG GCGTGAGCGACGAGGGCATCTTAACGATATGCCGCTCATGCACGGCGCTAAGCAAGCTAGACATCTCTTATATCGCGCTGTTGACGGACGCGGgcgccgcggccgccgcgcgGTGCACGCACCTTGCGTGCCTCACGGCGCGCGGCAACGCCTCGCTCACCGCCGCACCCTTCGCCGCCGTGCTGGACGGCTGCGCCCAGCTGCAG GAGTTGGACGTGTGCGGCTGCGACAGCGTGTCAGAGGAGCTGGTCGAAGCGGCCACGGCGGCGCTCGCGCGGGCGCCGCGCCCGCTCGTTCTGCGCATGGGAGGCACCGCGGCCATGACAGAG AGTTACCCGTCGCACAAGCTGCTGGTGGTGAGCACGGAGGACCTGAGCAACCCGCACCTGCGGCCGGACTTCGTGGACCGCATCTTCGAGGACAGTTCCGACGACTCGCTCGACGACCCCTATGACCACAACAACTTCGACGACTTCTTCGGATCCG